In the Helianthus annuus cultivar XRQ/B chromosome 11, HanXRQr2.0-SUNRISE, whole genome shotgun sequence genome, one interval contains:
- the LOC110889298 gene encoding AP2-like ethylene-responsive transcription factor ANT isoform X2, with protein sequence MTSNNNGNTHNTKNSDNNNWLGFSLSPHSPEPCNFNYQNIYYGGVDGGGGGGGIYSTFPIMPLKSDGSLCLMDDVTRSQGMVGSTPPKLENFFGGVTMGTSELDTNTMYYHQNYHIQPQHNQDYSTLYPTLQLQQQQQVNKLVGDSTCGLYLPSVGDQGWGAASNSYNHSGSDGGCLQSLSLSMSPGCSQSSSCVTISQQHITSGGGGGDSVVEPVVVVVDVKKRRSEKVNQNKQIVHRKSLDTFGQRTSQYRGVTRHRWTGRYEAHLWDNSCKKEGQTRKGRQGGYDMEEKAARAYDLAAVKYWGPSTHINFPLESYEQELEEMKNMSRQEYVAHLRRRSSGFSRGASIYRGVTRHHQHGRWQARIGRVAGNKDLYLGTFSTQEDAAEAYDIAAIKFRGANAVTNFDISRYNVERIMESNTLLSGEQARRTKDPDPRNQAAPNQPHTDEPKTITNEPIATMFLGAPQPLSGSKSLTPWIPTATETTTTGPLRSHIPIFAAWTDA encoded by the exons ATGACTagcaacaacaatggcaacactCACAACACCAAAAATAGTGACAACAACAACTGGTTGGGCTTCTCTCTTTCTCCTCACTCACCTGAGCCTTGTAACTTCAACTACCAAAACATTTACTATGGTGgagttgatggtggtggtggtggtggtggtatctACTCCACTTTTCCCATTATGCCCCTCAAGTCTGATGGCTCTCTTTGCTTAATGGATGATGTCACAAGATCACAAg GGATGGTAGGATCAACACCACCAAAACTTGAGAACTTTTTTGGTGGTGTAACAATGGGGACCTCAGAGTTAGACACTAATACAATGTACTACCACCAAAACTACCATATTCAACCACAACACAACCAAGATTACTCTACCTTGTACCCAACACTACaactacaacaacaacaacaagtcaACAAGCTTGTTGGTGATTCAACTTGTGGACTTTACTTACCATCTGTTGGAGATCAAGGGTGGGGTGCTGCTTCAAACAGTTACAACCATTCTGGTAGTGATGGTGGTTGTTTACAGTCACTTAGCTTGTCTATGAGCCCTGGTTGTTCTCAGTCAAGTTCTTGTGTCACTATATCACAACAACACATaactagtggtggtggtggtggtgatagtgTTGTTGagcctgtggtggtggtggtggatgtgaAGAAAAGAAGGTCTGAGAAGGTGAATCAAAATAAGCAGATTGTGCACAGAAAATCTTTGGATACATTTGGTCAAAGGACATCCCAGTATAGGGGTGTCACcag GCATAGATGGACAGGTAGATATGAAGCTCATTTATGGGATAATAGTTGCAAAAAGGAAGGCCAAACTAGGAAGGGAAGACAAG gGGGTTATGATATGGAAGAGAAAGCTGCTAGAGCTTATGATTTAGCTGCTGTTAAGTATTGGGGACCTTCAACTCATATTAATTTTCCG TTGGAAAGCTATGAACAAGAACTTGAAGAAATGAAGAATATGTCTAGACAGGAATATGTTGCTCACTTGAGAAG GAGAAGCAGTGGTTTTTCAAGGGGTGCTTCGATATACCGAGGCGTGACAAG GCACCATCAACATGGTAGATGGCAAGCGCGCATTGGTCGTGTTGCGGGGAACAAGGATCTTTACCTAGGCACATTTA GCACCCAAGAGGACGCAGCCGAGGCATACGACATCGCCGCGATCAAATTTCGCGGCGCAAATGCGGTTACCAACTTCGACATATCTCGTTACAACGTAGAAAGGATTATGGAAAGCAATACCCTTTTATCCGGGGAACAAGCAAGGCGAACCAAAGACCCCGACCCAAGAAACCAAGCGGCACCAAACCAACCTCACACCGATGAACCAAAAACCATCACCAACGAACCCATCGCAACCATGTTTCTTGGGGCCCCACAACCACTTTCGGGTTCCAAATCTTTGACCCCATGGATCCCAACCGCAACCGAAACAACAACAACCGGGCCGTTGAGGTCTCATATCCCTATTTTTGCCGCATGGACCGATGCGTAG
- the LOC110889299 gene encoding receptor-like protein 44: protein MSISHLPLLLMLTCTFIPKSSPHPQDESCLTHFFQSLTDPNNNLTRPVFTNPCSDSTSNTAGITCNNGRVYKLSLQNLNLKGTISPFISNCTNLQSLDLSNNTLFGKIPDELQYLVNLAVLNLSSNQLSDTIPPSLSMCSYLNIIDLHFNSLSGPIPPQLGGLVRLTIFDVSDNKLSGPVPESLGNRTGNLRRFNVSSFDGNKGLYGYPLGPMKSKGLSVLAIVAIGLGSGLLSLVLSFTVVCVWLRSVEKKRGVEEEGKVQNMMPDY from the coding sequence ATGAGCATTTCCCACTTACCTCTTCTCCTCATGCTAACATGCACCTTCATCCCCAAATCATCCCCACATCCCCAAGATGAATCTTGCTTGACCCATTTCTTCCAATCCTTAACCGACCCCAACAAcaacctgacccgacccgttttCACCAACCCATGCTCCGACTCCACCTCCAACACGGCCGGTATTACTTGCAATAACGGCCGTGTTTACAAGCTTTCCCTCCAAAACCTCAATCTAAAAGGCACCATCTCACCCTTTATTTCCAATTGCACAAACTTACAATCTTTAGATCTTTCCAATAATACCCTTTTCGGAAAAATCCCTGATGAACTCCAATACCTAGTCAACCTAGCCGTACTAAATCTTTCCTCAAACCAACTCTCCGACACAATCCCTCCCTCGTTATCAATGTGTAGTTACCTTAACATTATCGACTTACACTTCAACTCGTTATCCGGACCAATCCCCCCACAGCTAGGGGGACTGGTCCGGTTAACTATTTTTGACGTGTCAGATAACAAGTTGTCCGGTCCGGTTCCCGAGAGCCTCGGGAACCGGACTGGAAACCTGCGAAGATTTAACGTGAGCTCGTTTGATGGGAATAAAGGTCTTTATGGGTACCCGTTGGGCCCGATGAAGAGTAAAGGGTTGTCGGTTTTGGCGATTGTGGCGATCGGGTTGGGGAGCGGGTTGTTGAGCTTGGTGTTGAGTTTTACGGTGGTTTGTGTGTGGTTGAGATCGGTGGAGAAGAAGAGAGGTGTAGAAGAAGAAGGGAAGGTGCAGAATATGATGCCTGATTATTGA
- the LOC110889298 gene encoding AP2-like ethylene-responsive transcription factor ANT isoform X1: MTSNNNGNTHNTKNSDNNNWLGFSLSPHSPEPCNFNYQNIYYGGVDGGGGGGGIYSTFPIMPLKSDGSLCLMDDVTRSQGMVGSTPPKLENFFGGVTMGTSELDTNTMYYHQNYHIQPQHNQDYSTLYPTLQLQQQQQVNKLVGDSTCGLYLPSVGDQGWGAASNSYNHSGSDGGCLQSLSLSMSPGCSQSSSCVTISQQHITSGGGGGDSVVEPVVVVVDVKKRRSEKVNQNKQIVHRKSLDTFGQRTSQYRGVTRHRWTGRYEAHLWDNSCKKEGQTRKGRQVYLGGYDMEEKAARAYDLAAVKYWGPSTHINFPLESYEQELEEMKNMSRQEYVAHLRRRSSGFSRGASIYRGVTRHHQHGRWQARIGRVAGNKDLYLGTFSTQEDAAEAYDIAAIKFRGANAVTNFDISRYNVERIMESNTLLSGEQARRTKDPDPRNQAAPNQPHTDEPKTITNEPIATMFLGAPQPLSGSKSLTPWIPTATETTTTGPLRSHIPIFAAWTDA, translated from the exons ATGACTagcaacaacaatggcaacactCACAACACCAAAAATAGTGACAACAACAACTGGTTGGGCTTCTCTCTTTCTCCTCACTCACCTGAGCCTTGTAACTTCAACTACCAAAACATTTACTATGGTGgagttgatggtggtggtggtggtggtggtatctACTCCACTTTTCCCATTATGCCCCTCAAGTCTGATGGCTCTCTTTGCTTAATGGATGATGTCACAAGATCACAAg GGATGGTAGGATCAACACCACCAAAACTTGAGAACTTTTTTGGTGGTGTAACAATGGGGACCTCAGAGTTAGACACTAATACAATGTACTACCACCAAAACTACCATATTCAACCACAACACAACCAAGATTACTCTACCTTGTACCCAACACTACaactacaacaacaacaacaagtcaACAAGCTTGTTGGTGATTCAACTTGTGGACTTTACTTACCATCTGTTGGAGATCAAGGGTGGGGTGCTGCTTCAAACAGTTACAACCATTCTGGTAGTGATGGTGGTTGTTTACAGTCACTTAGCTTGTCTATGAGCCCTGGTTGTTCTCAGTCAAGTTCTTGTGTCACTATATCACAACAACACATaactagtggtggtggtggtggtgatagtgTTGTTGagcctgtggtggtggtggtggatgtgaAGAAAAGAAGGTCTGAGAAGGTGAATCAAAATAAGCAGATTGTGCACAGAAAATCTTTGGATACATTTGGTCAAAGGACATCCCAGTATAGGGGTGTCACcag GCATAGATGGACAGGTAGATATGAAGCTCATTTATGGGATAATAGTTGCAAAAAGGAAGGCCAAACTAGGAAGGGAAGACAAG TTTATCTGG gGGGTTATGATATGGAAGAGAAAGCTGCTAGAGCTTATGATTTAGCTGCTGTTAAGTATTGGGGACCTTCAACTCATATTAATTTTCCG TTGGAAAGCTATGAACAAGAACTTGAAGAAATGAAGAATATGTCTAGACAGGAATATGTTGCTCACTTGAGAAG GAGAAGCAGTGGTTTTTCAAGGGGTGCTTCGATATACCGAGGCGTGACAAG GCACCATCAACATGGTAGATGGCAAGCGCGCATTGGTCGTGTTGCGGGGAACAAGGATCTTTACCTAGGCACATTTA GCACCCAAGAGGACGCAGCCGAGGCATACGACATCGCCGCGATCAAATTTCGCGGCGCAAATGCGGTTACCAACTTCGACATATCTCGTTACAACGTAGAAAGGATTATGGAAAGCAATACCCTTTTATCCGGGGAACAAGCAAGGCGAACCAAAGACCCCGACCCAAGAAACCAAGCGGCACCAAACCAACCTCACACCGATGAACCAAAAACCATCACCAACGAACCCATCGCAACCATGTTTCTTGGGGCCCCACAACCACTTTCGGGTTCCAAATCTTTGACCCCATGGATCCCAACCGCAACCGAAACAACAACAACCGGGCCGTTGAGGTCTCATATCCCTATTTTTGCCGCATGGACCGATGCGTAG